One Phaseolus vulgaris cultivar G19833 chromosome 4, P. vulgaris v2.0, whole genome shotgun sequence DNA window includes the following coding sequences:
- the LOC137836979 gene encoding UDP-glycosyltransferase 83A1-like: MRAPTVLALPLPAQGHVNPMMTFSQKLIENGCKVIFVNTDFNHRRVVSSMVEQQDSSSPDEEESLLKLVSIPDGLGPDDDRNDLAKLYDVFPKTMPEALEKLIEDIHVKGEKRINFIVADLCMAWALDVGSKLGIQGAVLGPASAATFTLVYSIPVLIDEGVIDSDLGLTSTTKKRIRISPSMPEMDTEDFFWLNIGDLTTGKKVRKYLLHCLRSLHLTQWWLCNTTHELEPGTLLFLPKIIPIGPLLRSNDNDHNKSAATKSMGQFWKEDLSCMSWLDEQADGSVLYVAFGSITLFDQNQFNELAVGLDLTNRPFLWVIREDNKMAYPHEFQGHKGKIVNWAPQQKVLSHPAIACFVTHCGWNSTTEGLSNGVSFLCWPYFGDQLYNKAHICDELKVGLGIDKDQNGVVSRGELKTKVEQLFNDENIRFRCVVLKEKVMNNIAKGGTSYENFKSFVEAIKE, encoded by the exons ATGAGAGCTCCAACTGTGCTAGCTTTACCACTTCCAGCACAAGGGCATGTGAATCCCATGATGACCTTCTCACAGAAGCTGATTGAGAATGGATGCAAAGTCATTTTTGTGAACACAGACTTTAACCACAGGAGAGTGGTGAGTTCCATGGTGGAGCAACAAGATAGTTCTAGCCCTGATGAAGAAGAATCACTTCTGAAGTTGGTTTCAATCCCTGATGGTTTAGGACCTGATGATGACAGAAACGATCTGGCCAAGCTGTATGATGTCTTTCCAAAAACCATGCCAGAAGCACTTGAGAAGTTGATAGAGGATATTCATGTGAAAGGTGAGAAGAGAATCAACTTCATTGTTGCTGATTTGTGCATGGCTTGGGCTTTGGATGTTGGGAGTAAACTGGGAATCCAAGGAGCTGTGTTGGGTCCTGCATCAGCAGCTACTTTCACCTTGGTGTACAGCATCCCTGTGCTTATTGATGAGGGAGTTATAGACTCTGATTTAG GTTTAACATCAACCACCAAAAAGAGAATTCGGATTTCTCCAAGTATGCCTGAGATGGATACAGAAGACTTTTTTTGGTTGAATATCGGTGACCTAACAACTGGTAAGAAAGTGCGTAAGTATCTGCTGCATTGCTTACGAAGTTTACATTTGACACAGTGGTGGCTTTGCAACACCACACATGAACTTGAACCTGGAACATTATTATTTCTTCCCAAGATCATCCCAATTGGGCCATTGTTGAGAAGCAATGATAATGATCATAACAAAAGTGCAGCTACAAAATCAATGGGACAATTCTGGAAAGAAGATCTCTCTTGCATGAGTTGGCTAGATGAACAAGCTGATGGTTCTGTGTTGTATGTTGCCTTTGGTAGTATCACTCTTTTTGACCAAAACCAATTCAATGAACTTGCCGTTGGACTAGATCTCACTAATAGACCTTTTCTTTGGGTTATAAGAGAAGACAATAAAATGGCATACCCTCATGAATTCCAAGGGCATAAGGGTAAGATAGTGAATTGGGCTCCTCAACAAAAGGTTTTAAGCCACCCTGCCATAGCATGTTTTGTCACTCATTGTGGTTGGAATTCTACCACGGAAGGTTTGTCCAATGGGGTATCTTTCTTGTGTTGGCCATACTTTGGGGACCAACTTTACAACAAAGCACATATTTGTGATGAGTTAAAGGTTGGGTTGGGGATTGACAAGGATCAAAATGGGGTTGTTTCACGGGGAGAGTTGAAAACCAAAGTGGAACAATTATTTAATGATGAGAACATAAGATTTAGGTGTGTGGTGTTGAAGGAGAAAGTGATGAACAACATAGCAAAAGGAGGTACATCTTATGAGAACTTTAAGAGCTTTGTGGAGGCGATAAAGGAATAA